One Burkholderia vietnamiensis LMG 10929 genomic window carries:
- a CDS encoding CoA transferase subunit B produces the protein MKRLTRDEMAKRVAQDIPEGAYVNLGIGVPTLVANHLDPSKEIFLHSENGLLGMGPAPAPGAEDDELINAGKQHVTLLTGGAYFHHADSFAMMRGGHLDYCVLGAFQVSADGDLANWHTGAPDAIPAVGGAMDLAIGAKQVFVMMEHLTKQGESKIVAQCSYPVTGVQCVSRIYTDLAVLDVTADGLAVSEIFTDLSFDELRKLTGVPLIDATRKAAA, from the coding sequence ATGAAACGACTGACCCGCGATGAAATGGCCAAGCGCGTCGCCCAGGACATCCCCGAAGGCGCGTACGTGAACCTCGGCATCGGCGTGCCGACGCTGGTGGCGAACCACCTCGATCCGAGCAAGGAAATCTTCCTGCACAGCGAGAACGGCCTGCTCGGGATGGGCCCGGCGCCCGCGCCCGGCGCCGAGGACGACGAACTGATCAACGCCGGCAAGCAGCACGTGACGCTGCTCACCGGCGGCGCGTATTTTCACCATGCAGATTCGTTCGCGATGATGCGTGGCGGCCATCTCGACTACTGCGTGCTCGGCGCGTTCCAGGTGTCGGCGGACGGCGACCTCGCGAACTGGCATACCGGCGCGCCCGACGCGATTCCGGCCGTCGGCGGCGCGATGGACCTCGCGATCGGCGCGAAGCAGGTGTTCGTGATGATGGAGCACCTGACGAAGCAGGGCGAGAGCAAGATCGTGGCGCAGTGTTCGTATCCGGTGACGGGCGTGCAGTGCGTGAGCCGCATCTATACGGATCTCGCGGTGCTCGACGTGACGGCCGACGGTCTCGCGGTGAGCGAGATCTTCACCGACCTGTCGTTCGACGAACTGCGCAAGCTGACCGGCGTGCCGCTGATCGACGCGACGCGCAAGGCGGCGGCCTGA
- a CDS encoding 3-carboxy-cis,cis-muconate cycloisomerase translates to MLEDSARLTSLICGTEPLNRIWSPRATIQRMLDVEAALARALAAQQVIPAAAVAPIERACDAGRLDGDALAQGAALGGNLAIPLVKQLTALVKADDPEAAKFVHWGATSQDIIDTATVLQLRDTLDVLEPLLDEACASLATLARAHRATPMIGRTWLQQALPITLGLKFAQWLDALLRHRTRFAELRERALVLQFGGAAGTLASLREHAAGVSAALAADLKLALPAVPWHTQRDRIAEAASCFGMLVGTLGKIARDVSLQMQTEVGELGEPAAAGKGGSSTMPHKRNPVGCAAVLTAATRAPNLVATVFAAMVQEHERALGGWQAEWDALPDLARLTGGALAQIAQIAAGLDVNTERLAANLDVTHGLILGEAVMLALGDRIGRLDAHHVVEHASKQAVRTGATLFDVLAADPAVSAHLSRDALAQLLDPAHYVGEAHAYVDAVLALHAGAQ, encoded by the coding sequence ATGCTCGAAGACAGCGCCCGCCTCACTTCCCTCATCTGCGGCACCGAGCCGCTCAACCGGATCTGGTCGCCGCGCGCGACGATCCAGCGGATGCTCGACGTCGAGGCGGCGCTCGCCCGTGCGCTCGCCGCGCAGCAGGTGATTCCCGCGGCGGCGGTCGCGCCGATCGAACGCGCCTGCGACGCCGGCCGGCTCGACGGCGACGCGCTCGCACAGGGCGCCGCGCTCGGCGGCAATCTGGCGATTCCGCTCGTCAAGCAGCTCACCGCGCTGGTGAAGGCCGACGACCCGGAAGCCGCCAAGTTCGTGCACTGGGGCGCGACCAGCCAGGACATCATCGACACCGCGACCGTGCTGCAGCTGCGCGACACGCTCGACGTGCTCGAGCCGCTGCTCGACGAAGCGTGCGCGTCGCTCGCGACGCTCGCTCGCGCGCATCGCGCGACGCCGATGATCGGCCGCACGTGGCTGCAGCAGGCGCTCCCCATCACGCTCGGCCTCAAGTTCGCGCAATGGCTCGATGCGCTGCTGCGTCATCGCACGCGTTTCGCCGAATTGCGCGAACGCGCGCTGGTGCTGCAGTTCGGCGGGGCGGCCGGCACGCTCGCGAGCCTGCGCGAACACGCGGCCGGCGTGAGCGCCGCGCTCGCGGCCGATTTGAAGCTCGCGCTGCCGGCCGTGCCGTGGCATACGCAGCGCGATCGCATCGCGGAAGCCGCGTCGTGTTTCGGGATGCTCGTCGGCACGCTCGGCAAGATCGCGCGCGACGTGTCGCTGCAGATGCAGACCGAAGTGGGCGAGCTCGGCGAACCGGCGGCGGCCGGCAAAGGCGGCTCGTCGACGATGCCGCACAAGCGCAACCCGGTCGGCTGCGCGGCGGTGCTCACCGCCGCGACGCGCGCGCCGAACCTCGTGGCGACCGTGTTCGCGGCGATGGTGCAGGAGCATGAGCGCGCGCTCGGCGGCTGGCAGGCCGAATGGGACGCGCTGCCCGACCTCGCGCGCCTGACCGGCGGCGCGCTCGCGCAGATCGCGCAGATCGCCGCGGGCCTCGACGTCAACACCGAGCGCCTCGCCGCGAACCTCGACGTCACGCACGGGCTGATCCTCGGCGAAGCCGTGATGCTCGCGCTCGGCGACCGGATCGGCCGGCTCGATGCGCACCATGTCGTCGAGCATGCGTCGAAGCAGGCCGTGCGCACCGGCGCGACGCTGTTCGACGTGCTCGCGGCGGATCCGGCCGTATCCGCCCACCTGTCGCGCGACGCGCTCGCGCAGCTGCTCGATCCCGCTCATTACGTCGGCGAGGCGCACGCCTACGTCGACGCCGTGCTCGCGCTGCACGCGGGCGCGCAATAA
- the pcaD gene encoding 3-oxoadipate enol-lactonase: MPFATVNGVKLHYRIDRAARADAPWLVFSNSLGADLQMWAPQIRPLTQHFNVLRYDTRGHGHSEAPAGSYTIDQLAGDVIGLLDHVGIERACFCGISMGGLTGAALAARFPARIARAVLANTSAKIGSPEVWAPRAQKARAEGMAALADAVLPRWFTDAFVEREPRLFDAIRDTFVHTDKDGYAANCDALNAADLRDEVKGIALPVLVVTGAKDMSTPPDQGRALAAAIPGARHVEFDGAHISNIECADGFNRALLDFLTA, translated from the coding sequence ATGCCTTTCGCCACTGTCAACGGCGTGAAACTGCATTACCGGATCGACCGTGCCGCGCGCGCCGACGCGCCGTGGCTCGTCTTCTCGAACTCGCTCGGCGCGGATCTGCAGATGTGGGCGCCGCAGATTCGCCCGCTCACGCAGCACTTCAACGTGCTGCGCTACGACACGCGCGGCCACGGCCATTCCGAAGCGCCGGCCGGCTCGTACACGATCGATCAGCTCGCAGGCGACGTGATCGGTCTGCTCGACCATGTCGGCATCGAGCGCGCCTGTTTCTGCGGGATCTCGATGGGCGGCTTGACCGGCGCCGCGCTCGCCGCGCGCTTTCCGGCGCGTATCGCGCGGGCGGTGCTCGCCAACACGTCCGCAAAGATCGGTTCGCCGGAAGTGTGGGCGCCGCGTGCGCAGAAGGCGCGCGCCGAAGGGATGGCCGCGCTCGCCGATGCGGTGCTGCCGCGCTGGTTCACCGACGCGTTCGTCGAACGCGAGCCGCGCCTGTTCGACGCGATCCGCGACACCTTCGTGCATACCGACAAGGACGGCTATGCGGCGAACTGCGACGCGCTGAATGCAGCCGACCTGCGCGACGAAGTGAAGGGCATTGCGCTGCCGGTGCTCGTCGTGACCGGCGCGAAGGACATGTCGACGCCGCCCGACCAGGGCCGTGCGCTGGCCGCCGCGATTCCCGGAGCGCGTCACGTCGAATTCGACGGCGCGCACATTTCCAACATCGAGTGCGCCGACGGTTTCAACCGCGCGCTGCTCGACTTCCTGACCGCGTGA
- the pcaC gene encoding 4-carboxymuconolactone decarboxylase: MDDQQRYEAGMKVRRAVLGDAHVDRSLENRTEVTEEFQNLITRYAWGEIWTRDGLPRHTRSLLTIAMMVALNRGEELALHLRAARNNGVTRDEIKEVLLQTAIYCGVPAANSAFHLADKIFKEQDAAA; this comes from the coding sequence ATGGACGACCAGCAACGCTACGAAGCGGGGATGAAGGTGCGTCGCGCGGTGCTCGGCGACGCGCACGTCGATCGCTCGCTCGAAAACCGCACCGAAGTGACCGAGGAATTCCAGAACCTGATCACGCGCTACGCGTGGGGCGAGATCTGGACGCGCGACGGCCTGCCGCGCCATACGCGCAGCCTGCTGACCATCGCGATGATGGTCGCGCTGAACCGCGGCGAGGAGCTTGCGCTGCACCTGCGCGCGGCGCGCAACAACGGCGTGACGCGCGACGAAATCAAGGAAGTGCTGCTGCAGACCGCGATCTACTGCGGCGTGCCGGCCGCGAACTCGGCGTTTCATCTCGCCGACAAGATCTTCAAGGAGCAGGACGCCGCCGCATAG
- a CDS encoding MFS transporter: MNRTPVVDVQTFINEQPFGGFQWLVFLMCFVIVLLDGFDTAAIGFIAPSLLGEWNLSKPDLAPVLSAALFGLACGALVSGPLSDRLGRRSLLLGSVFLFGVACFASAFSTTIGHLTVLRFITGVGLGAAMPNAVTMMGEFCPDKRRATVINLMFCGFPLGAAFGGFLAAWMIPHFGWRSVLLLGGVTPLLLGVLLLLKMPESVRFMVAHGRSVERIRATLARISRDALNAGSFALTETAPQTGGKGLGVVMSRAYLAGSVMLWVAYFMGLVIFYASINWMPILLKDAGLAPKSATLISALFPLGGVGAVLCGVLMDRFNANRVIAVCYALTAISVYAIGQAAGNVGLLVLVVFVAGVLMNTAQSSMPALAAAFYPTEGRGTGVAWMLGVGRFGGIAGSFLVAELTRRHFSFASVFATIAVAGLLACVALLIKQMARPHGAAQPAGKVESLGH, from the coding sequence ATGAATCGCACCCCCGTGGTCGATGTTCAGACCTTCATCAACGAGCAGCCGTTCGGTGGTTTTCAGTGGCTCGTGTTCCTCATGTGTTTCGTGATCGTGCTGCTCGACGGCTTCGATACGGCCGCGATCGGCTTCATTGCGCCGTCGCTGCTCGGCGAATGGAACCTCAGCAAGCCCGATCTCGCGCCGGTGCTGAGCGCCGCGCTGTTCGGCCTCGCGTGCGGCGCGCTCGTGTCCGGTCCGCTGTCCGACCGCCTCGGGCGGCGTTCGCTGCTGCTTGGTTCGGTGTTCCTGTTCGGCGTCGCGTGCTTCGCTTCCGCCTTCTCGACCACCATCGGGCACCTGACGGTGCTGCGGTTCATCACCGGCGTCGGCCTCGGCGCCGCGATGCCGAACGCCGTCACGATGATGGGTGAGTTCTGCCCGGACAAGCGCCGCGCGACCGTGATCAATCTGATGTTCTGCGGTTTTCCGCTCGGCGCCGCGTTCGGCGGTTTTCTCGCGGCGTGGATGATTCCGCATTTCGGCTGGCGCAGCGTGCTGCTGCTCGGCGGCGTGACGCCGTTGCTGCTCGGCGTGCTGTTGCTGCTGAAGATGCCCGAGTCGGTGCGCTTCATGGTCGCGCACGGCCGCAGCGTCGAGCGTATTCGCGCGACGCTCGCGCGCATCTCGCGCGATGCGCTGAATGCCGGCTCGTTCGCGCTGACCGAAACGGCGCCGCAGACGGGCGGCAAGGGGCTCGGCGTCGTGATGTCGCGCGCGTACCTCGCCGGCTCGGTGATGCTGTGGGTCGCGTACTTCATGGGGCTCGTCATCTTCTACGCGTCGATCAACTGGATGCCGATTCTGCTGAAGGATGCCGGCCTCGCGCCGAAGAGCGCGACGCTGATTTCCGCGCTGTTCCCGCTCGGCGGCGTCGGCGCGGTGCTGTGCGGCGTGCTGATGGACCGCTTCAACGCGAACCGCGTGATCGCCGTCTGCTACGCGCTGACCGCGATCAGCGTGTACGCGATCGGACAGGCCGCCGGCAATGTGGGGCTGCTGGTGCTGGTCGTGTTCGTCGCGGGCGTGCTGATGAACACCGCGCAGTCGTCGATGCCGGCGCTTGCCGCCGCGTTCTACCCGACCGAGGGGCGTGGCACGGGCGTCGCATGGATGCTGGGCGTGGGACGCTTCGGCGGGATTGCCGGGTCGTTCCTCGTCGCGGAACTGACGCGCCGGCATTTCTCGTTCGCGTCGGTGTTCGCGACGATCGCGGTGGCCGGCCTGCTCGCATGCGTCGCGCTGCTCATCAAGCAGATGGCGCGGCCGCACGGCGCCGCGCAACCGGCCGGGAAGGTCGAGTCGCTCGGGCATTGA
- a CDS encoding LysE family translocator: protein MEFLTLSALPAGMLFALVTSITPGPNNTMLLASGVNFGFRRTMPHLFGISSGVAILMLCVGFGLGEAFRRVPFLYTILEVASVAYLLYLAWRIGTSGEVKAHGAKPRPMTFVEAAAFQWVNPKAWMMVLTAATTIRLSADYGMNAAWMAVVFVMIGFPCISLWAAFGQGLRRFLSNRRALRIFNVTMAALLVLSLYPLVIHLLPQ from the coding sequence ATGGAATTCCTCACCCTCAGCGCATTGCCGGCCGGCATGCTGTTCGCGCTCGTCACGTCGATCACGCCAGGCCCGAATAACACGATGCTGCTCGCGTCCGGCGTCAACTTCGGTTTCCGCCGCACGATGCCGCACCTGTTCGGCATCAGCAGCGGCGTTGCGATCCTGATGCTCTGCGTCGGCTTCGGCCTCGGCGAAGCGTTCCGCCGCGTGCCGTTCCTGTATACGATTCTCGAAGTCGCGAGCGTCGCCTATCTGCTGTATCTCGCATGGCGAATCGGCACGTCCGGGGAGGTAAAGGCGCACGGCGCGAAGCCGCGGCCGATGACGTTCGTCGAAGCCGCCGCGTTCCAGTGGGTGAACCCGAAAGCGTGGATGATGGTGCTGACCGCCGCGACGACGATCCGCCTGTCAGCCGACTACGGCATGAACGCCGCGTGGATGGCCGTCGTGTTCGTCATGATCGGCTTTCCGTGCATCAGCCTGTGGGCCGCCTTCGGCCAGGGCCTGCGCCGCTTCCTGTCGAACCGCCGCGCGCTGCGCATCTTCAACGTCACGATGGCCGCGCTGCTGGTCCTGTCGCTGTATCCGCTCGTCATCCACTTGCTACCGCAGTAA
- a CDS encoding LysR substrate-binding domain-containing protein, whose protein sequence is MNRPLFDLDLLRALVMVADCGSFTTASARLHSTQSTVSQKVRRLEEIAGHRLLDRGTRDVRPTDAGVTVLSYARRMLALNDEMLEALTGATVALTIRLGVPDDFAAGRTTHALAAFKRDHPQVKLEVTCGLSRDVSAAYDRGELDLVLIKQRRGSREAVVRWPEKLRWIDSARHPSIDLDPLPIVAFPPRGLYRDDMIEAIEARGRRWRIAFTTSSLSGIQAAVADGLGISVLPARAVTDEHVVLTATQGFAPIENMDIAILHRPTADPVVNELTKALATMLEHEQH, encoded by the coding sequence ATGAATAGACCCCTGTTCGACCTCGACCTGCTGCGCGCGCTCGTGATGGTCGCGGATTGCGGCAGTTTCACGACGGCCTCCGCACGGCTGCATTCGACGCAGTCGACCGTCAGCCAGAAGGTGCGGCGGCTCGAGGAGATCGCCGGACACCGGCTGCTCGACCGCGGCACGCGCGACGTCCGGCCGACCGACGCGGGCGTGACCGTGCTGAGCTACGCGCGCCGCATGCTCGCGTTGAACGACGAGATGCTCGAAGCGCTGACGGGCGCCACCGTCGCGCTGACGATCCGGCTCGGCGTGCCCGACGATTTCGCGGCGGGCCGCACGACGCACGCGCTCGCGGCGTTCAAGCGCGATCATCCGCAGGTGAAGCTGGAAGTCACGTGCGGGCTGAGCCGCGACGTCAGCGCCGCGTACGATCGCGGCGAGCTCGACCTGGTGCTGATCAAGCAGCGGCGCGGCAGCCGCGAGGCGGTCGTGCGCTGGCCCGAGAAGCTGCGCTGGATCGACAGCGCGCGGCATCCGTCGATCGATCTCGATCCGCTGCCGATCGTCGCGTTCCCGCCGCGCGGGCTTTATCGCGACGACATGATCGAGGCGATCGAGGCACGCGGCCGGCGCTGGCGCATCGCGTTCACGACGTCGAGCCTGAGCGGCATCCAGGCGGCCGTCGCGGACGGCCTCGGCATCAGCGTGCTGCCCGCGCGCGCGGTCACCGACGAGCACGTCGTGTTGACCGCGACGCAGGGCTTCGCGCCGATCGAGAACATGGACATCGCGATCCTGCACCGGCCGACCGCCGATCCGGTGGTCAATGAACTGACGAAAGCGCTGGCGACGATGCTCGAGCACGAGCAGCACTAA
- the hutC gene encoding histidine utilization repressor: MVTKATAPFQQIKTLVRRNVASGEWRTGERIPSELDLAARFGVARMTVNRALRELTEEGVLERISGVGTFVAEAKPQSNLLMIAHIRDEIRARGHEYRCRVLSRAREPASFDVAAAFGLDVNTPVFHVVCVHEENGRPIQLEDRYVNPAAAPGFIDQDFEVEPPSEYLFNNVSHHELEIEHVVDASLPTGEQARLLDMPADEPCLTLTRRTWTNGLPVTFVHFVHPGNRYRLGSRFKPGAGRHQT, from the coding sequence ATGGTCACGAAGGCCACCGCACCGTTCCAGCAGATCAAGACGCTCGTTCGCCGGAACGTCGCGTCGGGCGAATGGCGCACGGGCGAGCGCATTCCATCCGAGCTCGATCTCGCCGCGCGCTTCGGCGTCGCGCGCATGACGGTCAATCGCGCGCTGCGCGAGCTGACCGAGGAAGGCGTGCTCGAGCGGATCTCCGGCGTCGGCACCTTCGTCGCCGAAGCGAAGCCGCAGTCGAACCTGCTGATGATCGCGCACATCCGCGACGAGATTCGCGCGCGCGGCCACGAATACCGCTGTCGCGTACTGAGCCGCGCGCGCGAGCCCGCGTCGTTCGACGTGGCCGCCGCGTTCGGGCTCGACGTCAACACGCCGGTCTTTCACGTGGTGTGCGTGCACGAGGAGAACGGCCGCCCGATCCAGCTCGAGGACCGCTACGTCAATCCGGCCGCCGCGCCCGGTTTCATCGATCAGGATTTCGAAGTCGAGCCGCCGTCCGAATACCTGTTCAACAACGTGTCGCACCACGAACTCGAAATCGAGCACGTCGTCGACGCGTCGCTGCCGACCGGCGAGCAGGCACGGCTGCTCGACATGCCCGCCGACGAGCCGTGCCTGACGCTCACGCGTCGCACCTGGACGAACGGCTTACCCGTCACGTTCGTGCACTTCGTGCATCCGGGCAATCGTTACCGGCTCGGCTCGCGCTTCAAGCCGGGCGCCGGCCGACACCAGACCTGA